The window GGCTGGAGCGGCGCATCCGCACGGAGGAGCACGAGGCCGACGAGCTGACCGACGAGATCACGTCGCGGCTCGACGGCTCGCTGGTCGCGCCGTTCGATCGAGAGGACCTGTACGCCATCGCGCGCGGGCTGGACAACGTGGTGGACCTGGTGGAGGATGCGTCGTCGTACGTGGCGGCGTTCGAGATCTCGCGGGCGGACGAGGGGGCGCGGGAGCTGGCCGGGGTCCTGCTGAGGGGCAGTGTGCTCGTGGCCACGGCGGTCGGCAACCTGCGCACCTCCGGCATCGACCGCGACCCCTTTCGCGAGATCCAGGCGCTCGGCGAGGAGGGCGACGCGGTTTATGAGCGCGTGATGACCAGGCTGTTCGCCG is drawn from Longimicrobium sp. and contains these coding sequences:
- a CDS encoding DUF47 family protein; amino-acid sequence: MVRLFPKDDSYFDELETLAGHLTTAADLLNRLFQDPREPARLERRIRTEEHEADELTDEITSRLDGSLVAPFDREDLYAIARGLDNVVDLVEDASSYVAAFEISRADEGARELAGVLLRGSVLVATAVGNLRTSGIDRDPFREIQALGEEGDAVYERVMTRLFAGQPDAIETLKWKEIYDKLETAIDGIEAVADVLESIAIKNR